The Mucilaginibacter mallensis genome has a segment encoding these proteins:
- a CDS encoding prohibitin family protein yields the protein MLIAILGVIILIVGMVLKRSPEPGSHFSGVVSIVGAVVIVIGLALSAFKVIEPGELGVQSLFGKVQDEVLESGPHIINPLVNVTTFDIQTQNYTMSAKSSEGQVEGDDAIRVLSSDGLEVTIDLSVLYKVTPSRAPYILQNIGVDYEKKIVRPITRTAIRDNAVNYQAVDLYSSKREEFQYKINKTISDNFVKNGLEVQQILVRNITLPASVRESIESKIQAEQDAQKMQFVLQKERQEADRKRVEAQGIADYQKIISTGLTDKQLQYQTILAQKDIALSPNTKIIIMNGGKSSPIILSDK from the coding sequence ATGCTTATAGCAATTTTAGGTGTCATCATACTCATTGTAGGTATGGTGCTCAAACGCTCGCCCGAACCTGGCAGCCATTTCTCCGGTGTTGTTAGCATCGTGGGAGCAGTAGTTATAGTTATCGGGCTGGCGCTATCCGCGTTCAAGGTTATTGAACCTGGGGAACTGGGTGTGCAATCACTGTTTGGTAAAGTACAGGACGAAGTGCTGGAAAGCGGCCCGCACATTATAAACCCGCTGGTTAACGTAACTACCTTTGACATTCAAACCCAAAACTATACCATGAGTGCCAAAAGTAGCGAAGGGCAGGTTGAGGGAGATGATGCGATCAGGGTTTTATCGTCCGACGGGTTGGAGGTCACTATTGATCTTTCTGTACTGTATAAAGTAACACCATCACGAGCGCCTTATATTTTGCAAAACATTGGCGTGGATTATGAGAAAAAAATCGTTCGCCCTATAACCCGTACCGCTATACGTGATAATGCGGTAAACTACCAGGCCGTTGATCTATACTCCTCAAAAAGGGAAGAGTTTCAATATAAGATCAACAAAACCATCAGCGATAATTTCGTTAAAAATGGCCTGGAAGTACAGCAGATATTGGTACGCAATATAACCCTGCCCGCCAGTGTGCGCGAGAGTATTGAATCAAAGATCCAGGCTGAGCAGGATGCTCAAAAGATGCAGTTCGTACTGCAAAAGGAACGCCAGGAAGCCGACCGTAAGCGTGTAGAAGCACAGGGTATTGCCGACTACCAAAAGATCATCTCAACCGGGTTAACGGATAAACAATTGCAATATCAAACTATATTGGCGCAAAAGGATATTGCCCTATCGCCAAACACCAAGATCATTATCATGAATGGCGGCAAAAGTTCGCCGATTATTTTGAGTGATAAGTAG
- a CDS encoding DUF6358 family protein: MFKKAMLNLFYNLSIVGSLVLGYLAFDKRSFVLIFLAIFALIFFVMQKIKLLKAIKNLKKP; encoded by the coding sequence ATGTTTAAAAAAGCAATGCTTAACCTGTTTTACAATCTGAGCATTGTAGGGAGCTTGGTATTAGGGTATCTCGCGTTTGATAAAAGAAGCTTTGTGCTCATCTTCCTGGCTATTTTCGCGCTTATCTTTTTTGTTATGCAAAAGATAAAGTTGTTAAAGGCTATAAAAAACTTAAAGAAACCATAA
- a CDS encoding rhodanese-like domain-containing protein produces MKEISVQELKEKMDNHEDFQLIDVREDFEYEVSNLGGTLIPLGGILIEADKVSRDKPVIVQCRSGKRSAAAIMQLEQLGYTNLYNLTGGILAWANEIDPTINVY; encoded by the coding sequence ATGAAAGAAATTAGCGTACAGGAATTAAAGGAAAAAATGGATAACCATGAAGATTTTCAACTTATTGACGTAAGGGAAGATTTTGAATATGAAGTATCAAACCTGGGTGGTACATTGATACCCCTTGGCGGTATTTTAATTGAGGCTGATAAAGTGTCAAGAGATAAACCCGTTATTGTACAATGCCGCAGCGGTAAACGCAGTGCAGCGGCTATTATGCAGTTAGAGCAACTGGGATATACCAATCTTTATAATTTAACCGGCGGCATTTTAGCCTGGGCAAATGAGATTGACCCAACCATAAACGTATACTAA
- a CDS encoding DUF4407 domain-containing protein has product MKKVTRFFWFCSGAHIDTLKKYPIEHNKYVGIGATIFFTALFASLSGGYAMYFVFSGSAFAVGFAILFGLIWGTAIFNMDRYIVSSINKEGTTNQQILQASPRILLAIMIGVVISRPIELKIFDKEIRQKLKNAYIKGQHRKIDTLEKTYTQKYAMEMGKDVDLKKEKDSLEKDINRSRYQLNQEVFGDKTNQTSGITGYGTYAKQKQAVLEEKENRLKTVTDDQGKMDDYLGRRKDYEGLNSLRLFSDQQLDSLSNVAGFADRNWALGQLGYNDDGSRNLDTYLAETFISWLFILFECLPVFVKLMSPKGPYDVALAKISEANIHFAEKDKDRDIAVTDSVYDYHLDKDVEKKKRLISGQSEYDIERHQYD; this is encoded by the coding sequence ATGAAAAAAGTTACACGCTTTTTCTGGTTCTGTTCAGGAGCGCATATAGATACATTGAAAAAATACCCTATTGAACACAATAAGTATGTGGGCATTGGGGCAACTATATTCTTTACAGCCCTGTTTGCATCACTTTCGGGTGGGTATGCCATGTACTTTGTATTCAGCGGCAGTGCCTTTGCGGTAGGGTTTGCTATATTGTTTGGGTTGATATGGGGTACGGCCATCTTTAACATGGACCGCTACATCGTATCGAGTATCAACAAGGAAGGTACCACAAACCAGCAGATATTACAGGCCTCGCCGCGTATTTTACTGGCGATAATGATAGGGGTAGTTATCTCCCGGCCCATTGAGCTGAAGATATTTGATAAGGAGATTCGCCAGAAATTAAAGAACGCCTACATCAAAGGCCAGCACCGTAAAATTGATACTTTGGAGAAAACCTACACCCAAAAGTACGCGATGGAGATGGGGAAAGATGTAGACCTGAAAAAAGAAAAAGATTCGCTGGAGAAGGATATTAACCGGTCGCGTTACCAGTTAAACCAGGAGGTTTTTGGCGATAAAACCAATCAAACGTCGGGTATAACCGGTTATGGTACTTATGCCAAACAAAAGCAGGCGGTACTGGAGGAAAAGGAAAACCGACTAAAAACGGTTACCGACGACCAGGGCAAAATGGATGATTATCTGGGACGTCGTAAAGACTATGAAGGTTTGAATAGCCTGCGCTTATTTTCCGATCAGCAACTGGATAGCCTCTCGAATGTTGCCGGTTTTGCCGACCGTAACTGGGCGCTCGGACAGCTAGGCTATAATGATGACGGTAGCCGTAATTTAGATACCTATCTGGCTGAAACATTCATCAGCTGGTTATTCATTTTGTTTGAATGCTTGCCGGTGTTTGTAAAGCTGATGTCGCCTAAGGGGCCATATGATGTTGCACTAGCCAAAATAAGTGAAGCCAATATCCATTTTGCCGAAAAGGATAAGGACCGCGATATTGCGGTAACAGATAGTGTATATGATTATCACCTTGATAAGGATGTAGAGAAGAAAAAGCGGCTGATATCAGGACAATCGGAGTATGATATTGAACGGCATCAGTACGATTAG
- a CDS encoding M61 family metallopeptidase, protein MKKLFLITTLCLFVANIFAQTPPKAIFYSISFPNAVHHEAEIVMTIPQAPSGAFKVRMSRSSAGRYATHEFGKNIYNVKGSTVDGADIPLKQIEGDVYEVNEDHPATVKISYTLFANWTDGTYASIDDSHAHLNMPAVCMWVPGQTDRPITLELNDLDKYGWKVATQLKHEGVNVYSAPNLQYLMDSPTELSNFKETSWQVVNTDGKTETINLTAHSDDSQATIDNFGKMVQKVVLEEKAVFGELPTYDFGEYTFLTDVYPTNSGDGMEHRNSTCIVEEDKKIEGNEIDELSTFSHEYFHSWNVKRIRPKSLEPFNFEHADMSNELWFAEGFTQYYGELLLVRSGFHSVDDYTQTIGGLVNAVLKTPAAAKYSATQMSRYAVFADNGVSIDPVNQINTFTTYYYYGGAIALALDLRLRSEFNLTLDDYMKAVWLAVGKVQKPYIIPDLEKVLGKLTNNPKFAADFFKQYIYGIEKNNYEALLAKAGLVLRKSNPGKAWAGPLSTRYGRRRAGFAKGDSYDGLLIQSSTLMGSPVYKAGLDAGDIILKADGKNVKDEQTFENIVEGKSIGDKIVIDYKNRTGDHQTTITLEENPYLEVVTFEKAGKTLTKDQQDFRNSWLLSKVK, encoded by the coding sequence ATGAAAAAACTGTTCCTGATAACTACTTTGTGTTTATTTGTTGCCAATATTTTTGCGCAAACACCCCCAAAAGCGATTTTCTACTCCATCTCATTTCCTAACGCGGTACACCACGAAGCCGAAATTGTGATGACCATACCACAAGCCCCCAGCGGCGCTTTTAAGGTTAGGATGAGCCGCTCATCAGCCGGGCGGTATGCAACACATGAATTTGGTAAAAATATTTATAACGTTAAGGGAAGCACTGTTGACGGTGCAGATATACCGCTTAAACAAATTGAAGGCGATGTATATGAAGTTAATGAGGACCATCCGGCAACAGTAAAAATAAGCTATACCCTTTTTGCTAACTGGACTGATGGTACCTATGCATCTATAGATGATAGTCACGCGCATTTAAATATGCCGGCTGTATGTATGTGGGTGCCGGGGCAAACAGACAGGCCTATTACATTAGAGCTGAATGATTTGGACAAATACGGCTGGAAAGTGGCTACGCAATTAAAACATGAGGGTGTGAATGTTTACAGTGCCCCTAACCTGCAATATTTAATGGATAGCCCAACAGAGCTATCAAACTTTAAAGAAACCAGTTGGCAGGTTGTAAATACCGATGGTAAAACCGAAACCATAAATCTTACCGCTCACTCTGATGATAGTCAGGCTACCATTGATAATTTTGGTAAGATGGTACAAAAGGTAGTGCTGGAGGAAAAAGCAGTGTTTGGGGAACTGCCCACCTATGATTTTGGCGAATACACTTTTTTAACTGATGTATACCCTACCAATTCAGGTGATGGCATGGAACACCGAAACTCTACCTGTATTGTTGAGGAGGATAAAAAAATTGAGGGAAATGAGATAGATGAGCTTAGTACATTCTCGCATGAGTATTTTCATAGCTGGAACGTGAAACGCATCCGCCCGAAATCATTGGAGCCATTTAACTTTGAGCATGCCGACATGAGCAATGAACTTTGGTTTGCCGAAGGGTTTACCCAATATTATGGCGAATTGCTGCTGGTACGCTCAGGCTTTCACTCAGTTGATGATTATACCCAAACTATAGGCGGATTGGTGAACGCGGTATTAAAAACGCCTGCAGCCGCTAAATACTCTGCAACACAAATGAGCCGTTATGCTGTTTTTGCTGATAATGGCGTATCTATCGATCCGGTTAACCAAATTAATACTTTTACCACTTATTACTATTATGGCGGGGCCATTGCCCTGGCGCTCGACCTGCGTTTGCGCAGTGAGTTTAACCTAACGCTTGATGATTATATGAAAGCGGTATGGCTGGCAGTGGGCAAGGTGCAAAAGCCATATATCATTCCTGATCTTGAAAAGGTATTAGGCAAGCTTACCAATAACCCCAAATTTGCCGCCGACTTTTTTAAACAATACATATACGGTATCGAAAAAAATAATTACGAAGCCCTGCTGGCGAAAGCGGGCCTGGTACTGCGTAAGTCGAACCCCGGTAAGGCATGGGCGGGGCCGCTATCAACCCGCTATGGCAGAAGACGTGCGGGCTTTGCAAAGGGCGATTCATATGATGGATTGCTGATACAAAGCAGCACCTTAATGGGGTCGCCTGTTTACAAAGCGGGACTTGATGCCGGCGACATTATTTTAAAGGCTGATGGGAAAAATGTTAAAGATGAACAAACCTTTGAAAACATAGTTGAAGGTAAAAGCATTGGCGATAAAATAGTGATCGACTATAAAAACCGTACAGGCGATCATCAAACAACTATTACGCTCGAAGAAAATCCTTATCTTGAGGTGGTAACCTTTGAAAAAGCTGGTAAAACGCTGACTAAAGATCAGCAGGATTTCCGTAACAGCTGGTTGCTATCAAAAGTAAAATAA
- a CDS encoding AAA family ATPase: protein MEDNILKIAVVGPESTGKSTMSAYLAKHYNTVWVPEFARDYCAALTEPCTWQDEINMFYGQLALEAEYLPKANGLLICDTTFITVKIWSDYTFGRSPQEVLDELPEHPYDLYLLLNIDLPWEEDPLRDFPHMREHFMEVWYKELHALDARYVLISGTGEDRYENAVKAVDSFISDFGSSISEL from the coding sequence ATGGAGGATAATATCCTGAAAATAGCCGTTGTAGGCCCGGAATCAACGGGAAAATCTACCATGTCGGCATATCTGGCAAAGCACTATAACACGGTTTGGGTACCGGAGTTTGCACGCGATTATTGCGCAGCATTAACCGAACCCTGCACCTGGCAGGATGAGATCAATATGTTTTACGGTCAGCTGGCACTAGAGGCGGAGTATTTGCCTAAGGCCAACGGCCTGCTCATTTGCGATACCACATTCATCACCGTAAAAATATGGAGTGACTATACCTTTGGCCGCTCGCCGCAGGAGGTATTGGACGAACTGCCCGAACACCCCTATGATCTTTATCTGTTATTAAACATCGACCTGCCCTGGGAAGAAGACCCGCTGCGCGATTTTCCACACATGCGCGAGCATTTTATGGAGGTTTGGTATAAGGAGCTGCATGCTTTGGATGCCCGTTATGTATTGATATCGGGTACCGGTGAGGATAGGTATGAGAACGCGGTAAAGGCGGTGGATTCTTTTATTTCGGATTTCGGAAGTTCAATTTCGGAATTGTAA
- a CDS encoding RNA polymerase sigma factor, whose product MESEVYIDKHYSLVAECKQGSKKACYELYRLYSKAMLNVAFRIVGNIGDAEDVLQEAFLDAFKKVKDFRQETTFGLWLKQIVVHRAINLLRKRKMDLIELEGDQIENIPDEEAEDDEEILFKVEQVKEAIKLLPEGYRVVLSLYLLEGYDHEEIGQVLNISENTSRTQFLRAKRKLMEILKNRGIA is encoded by the coding sequence TTGGAATCGGAAGTATACATAGATAAGCATTATAGCCTGGTGGCTGAGTGCAAGCAGGGCAGTAAAAAGGCCTGCTACGAGCTATACCGCTTATATTCGAAGGCAATGTTAAACGTTGCCTTTAGGATAGTTGGTAATATTGGCGATGCTGAAGATGTTTTGCAGGAGGCTTTTCTGGATGCCTTTAAAAAGGTAAAGGATTTTAGGCAGGAAACCACTTTCGGGCTTTGGCTAAAACAGATAGTGGTTCATAGGGCCATAAACTTGTTAAGGAAGCGCAAGATGGACCTGATTGAACTTGAAGGTGACCAGATTGAAAATATACCTGATGAAGAAGCAGAGGATGATGAGGAAATATTATTTAAGGTAGAGCAGGTTAAAGAGGCAATAAAATTATTGCCCGAGGGTTACCGGGTTGTACTATCGCTTTACTTGCTTGAAGGTTACGACCATGAGGAGATAGGGCAGGTATTGAATATATCAGAAAACACCTCGAGAACGCAGTTTTTGAGGGCGAAAAGAAAGTTAATGGAGATTTTAAAAAATAGAGGGATAGCATAA
- a CDS encoding class I SAM-dependent rRNA methyltransferase, with protein sequence MFEVILKKGKEKAVLQRHPWVFSGAIEKVKGKPANGDIVRLLNAKGDFMAYGFYNDQSRVALRLLEWDEHVIVDDNWFRNKVAVAVAGRADILADGTTNTCRLIFSESDYLPGLIVDKYADHLAVQVLTSGIENLMPVIIDELQRLLNPESIFDKSDASSREHEGLETVNTALTLTSPPENVEVRENNVIYNINIAEGQKSGFYCDQRDNRKILASYTKDKKVLDCFSYTGGFTLNSLQHGAASVTSVDSSALAIETLKENIKLNKLDAAKHIAIQSDVNKQLRVFRDQDEKFDIIVLDPPKYAPSRSSLDRASRAYKDLNRLAMLLLNSGGLLATYSCSGAMNMETFKQVLAWAALDAGKQVQFIYQFCQPGDHPVRASFPEGEYLKGLLCRVS encoded by the coding sequence GCAAGGAGAAGGCTGTCCTTCAGCGCCATCCATGGGTATTTTCAGGGGCGATAGAAAAAGTGAAGGGCAAACCTGCCAATGGCGATATTGTGCGCCTGCTGAATGCCAAGGGCGATTTCATGGCCTATGGCTTTTATAACGACCAGTCACGCGTGGCCTTGCGCCTGCTGGAATGGGATGAGCATGTTATTGTGGATGATAACTGGTTCCGTAATAAAGTGGCTGTTGCCGTAGCAGGCAGGGCTGATATTTTAGCCGATGGCACTACCAATACCTGCCGGTTGATCTTCAGCGAATCAGATTATTTACCGGGATTGATAGTTGATAAATACGCCGATCATTTAGCGGTACAAGTATTAACATCTGGTATTGAAAATCTAATGCCTGTTATTATTGATGAATTGCAGCGCTTACTAAATCCAGAAAGCATTTTTGATAAAAGCGATGCTTCATCGCGCGAGCATGAAGGTCTGGAAACCGTTAACACGGCTTTGACGCTGACCAGTCCGCCGGAAAATGTGGAGGTAAGGGAAAACAACGTTATCTATAATATTAATATCGCCGAAGGCCAAAAATCTGGCTTTTACTGCGATCAGCGCGATAACCGTAAAATACTTGCATCATACACAAAAGATAAGAAAGTACTAGATTGCTTTAGCTATACAGGCGGTTTTACGCTAAACAGCCTGCAACATGGCGCGGCATCCGTTACCAGTGTGGATAGCTCGGCATTGGCTATTGAAACCTTAAAGGAGAATATTAAGCTAAACAAACTGGATGCGGCCAAACATATCGCCATACAATCTGATGTAAACAAGCAATTAAGAGTTTTCAGGGACCAGGATGAAAAGTTTGATATCATTGTGCTCGATCCGCCTAAATATGCACCATCGCGCTCCTCATTAGATAGAGCTTCACGTGCTTATAAAGACCTGAATCGCTTAGCCATGCTATTGCTTAACAGCGGTGGGCTGCTAGCCACTTATTCGTGCTCCGGCGCAATGAATATGGAAACTTTTAAGCAGGTACTGGCCTGGGCCGCGCTTGATGCCGGCAAACAGGTGCAATTCATTTACCAGTTTTGCCAGCCGGGAGATCATCCCGTTAGAGCTTCATTCCCCGAAGGTGAATATTTGAAGGGGTTGTTGTGTCGTGTTAGTTAA